A region of Streptomyces sp. NBC_01267 DNA encodes the following proteins:
- a CDS encoding HAD family hydrolase, with protein sequence MRYDLVIFDNDGVLVDSEPISNTILAEYLTELGYPTTYDESLRDYMGAAMHRVHDIIQERTGQQLPEDFDETFHARVFAAFARELKPVAGAADLLGELVAEGVPYCVASSGTHERIRVGHRATGLDEWFEEEWVFSSEDVGRGKPAPDLFLYAAQQMGVAPERCVVIEDSPLGVAAAHAAGMDVYGFTAMTPAERLAGANGFFSKLSELPQLLA encoded by the coding sequence ATGCGCTACGACCTGGTCATCTTCGACAACGACGGCGTCCTTGTGGACAGTGAGCCGATCTCCAACACCATCCTCGCCGAGTACCTGACCGAGCTGGGGTACCCCACCACGTACGACGAGTCGCTCCGCGACTACATGGGTGCCGCCATGCACCGGGTGCACGACATCATCCAGGAGCGGACCGGGCAGCAGCTGCCCGAGGACTTCGACGAGACGTTCCACGCCCGTGTCTTCGCCGCCTTCGCGCGCGAACTGAAGCCCGTCGCCGGGGCGGCCGATCTGCTCGGCGAGCTGGTCGCCGAGGGAGTGCCGTACTGCGTCGCCTCCTCCGGCACGCACGAGCGGATCAGAGTGGGGCACCGGGCGACCGGGCTCGACGAGTGGTTCGAGGAGGAGTGGGTGTTCAGCTCCGAGGACGTCGGCCGGGGCAAGCCGGCGCCGGACCTCTTCCTGTACGCCGCCCAGCAGATGGGCGTCGCACCCGAGCGGTGCGTCGTCATCGAGGACAGTCCGCTCGGTGTGGCCGCCGCGCACGCCGCGGGGATGGATGTGTACGGGTTTACGGCGATGACTCCCGCCGAGCGACTCGCCGGAGCGAACGGGTTCTTCTCGAAGTTGTCGGAGCTCCCACAACTGCTTGCGTGA
- a CDS encoding MFS transporter gives MTTDARLRHGRVSLGLSFFAQGAAFALLVTRIPAIQDRYGISDGLLPVFLAAVPVLAGVGSVGTEHLVKRVRPSVVLRWAQPVVLLALLGAAAGDELWQAAVSLGVFGLGVGALDASMNMLGVSLQRAYGRSIMLGFHATYSLGGIAGASLAWVGAHWHLSLFTSYWPVTVVLVPACLVASRWYADARDGGQPPVAEPGRGSGAAQGGPLVFKMLLPLCLVMAFTYIGDSTVSNWGAKYLQDVLGSSEQLSTLPYNVYTVTTLLGRAVGDFGVRRFGAVAVVRFGSVVAACGFAVVAAASGPWVGLLGFTVLGVGLCVIVPQTFAAAGRLFPGASDAAVARLNIFNYVGFLVGSPLVGAIGDAWNYRGAMLVPMVLVLATLVYARSFGNGDARYGVGHERARTVDVGRSSNEV, from the coding sequence ATGACGACAGATGCTCGCCTGCGGCACGGCAGGGTCTCCCTGGGGCTCAGCTTCTTCGCGCAGGGCGCCGCGTTCGCGCTTCTGGTGACGCGGATCCCTGCCATCCAGGACCGGTACGGGATATCCGACGGCCTGCTTCCCGTCTTCCTCGCCGCCGTGCCGGTCCTCGCCGGCGTCGGCAGCGTCGGCACCGAGCACCTGGTGAAGCGGGTGCGGCCGTCCGTCGTGCTGCGGTGGGCGCAGCCGGTGGTGCTGCTGGCCCTCCTCGGGGCCGCGGCCGGCGACGAGTTGTGGCAGGCGGCCGTCTCGCTCGGGGTGTTCGGACTCGGTGTGGGAGCACTGGACGCCTCCATGAACATGCTGGGGGTCAGCCTCCAGCGGGCGTACGGCCGCAGCATCATGCTCGGCTTCCACGCCACGTACAGCCTCGGCGGGATCGCCGGAGCCTCGCTCGCCTGGGTCGGGGCGCACTGGCATCTGTCGCTGTTCACCTCGTACTGGCCGGTGACCGTGGTGCTGGTGCCCGCGTGTCTGGTCGCGAGCCGCTGGTACGCGGACGCGCGGGACGGCGGTCAGCCGCCGGTCGCCGAGCCGGGCCGGGGCAGTGGGGCCGCCCAGGGCGGGCCCCTCGTCTTCAAGATGCTGCTGCCGCTCTGCCTGGTGATGGCCTTCACCTATATCGGGGACTCGACCGTCTCCAACTGGGGTGCGAAGTACCTGCAGGACGTGCTGGGGAGCTCGGAGCAGCTCTCCACCCTTCCGTACAACGTCTACACCGTCACCACGCTTCTGGGCCGGGCCGTCGGTGACTTCGGGGTGCGGCGGTTCGGGGCGGTGGCCGTGGTGCGGTTCGGGTCCGTCGTCGCGGCCTGCGGCTTCGCCGTGGTGGCGGCGGCGAGCGGGCCGTGGGTGGGTCTGCTCGGGTTCACGGTGCTGGGGGTCGGTCTGTGTGTGATCGTGCCGCAGACCTTCGCGGCGGCGGGGCGGCTGTTCCCGGGGGCCTCCGACGCGGCCGTCGCCCGGCTGAACATCTTCAACTACGTGGGATTCCTGGTGGGGTCACCGCTGGTGGGGGCGATCGGGGACGCCTGGAACTACCGCGGGGCGATGCTCGTACCGATGGTGCTGGTGCTCGCGACTCTCGTGTACGCCCGCTCGTTCGGGAACGGCGACGCCCGATACGGTGTCGGGCATGAGCGGGCGCGGACTGTTGATGTGGGACGAAGCAGTAACGAGGTATGA